From one Cynocephalus volans isolate mCynVol1 chromosome X, mCynVol1.pri, whole genome shotgun sequence genomic stretch:
- the LOC134367876 gene encoding melanoma-associated antigen B5-like: MTLTSEGNIDEEGTTKSIPYSQPWDTMGRCLHHQPSCQHSFPLSLPRVIMPRRRKSKLHACEKGAQATAAAAEESPPSSSLCGDNSQSLPAAGSCSSSEGPQRAPSTTTVSEGISCTRSEEGCKGQGDERKSTSEDPLSTNDSREDPLMRKAVLLAQFLLYKYRMKQPIMKADMLKVINRRYKHQFAEILKRASQHVEAAFAVQVVEVDLPSHSYNLVSKLKLPNNGRVRPGRGFPKTGLLMIVLGVILTNGNCATEEHIWKCLNKMKVYAGRKHLIYGEPRKLITQDLVRLNYLEYRQVPNSDPPCYQFLWGPRAHVETSETEVLEHLGKMKEIITCESLCHYVEPLEDEEETASAINTARHVIFVCGHGLLDH; encoded by the exons ATGACCCTGACGTCTGAGGGGAACATCGACGAGGAGGGTACCACCAAATCCATCCCCTATTCTCAGCCTTGGGACACCATGGGGAG GTGCCTGCATCACCAGCCGTCCTGCCAGCACTCCTTCCCACTGTCCCTCCCCAGAGTCATCATGCCTCGGAGACGGAAAAGTAAGCTCCACGCCTGCGAGAAAGGTGCTCAGGCAACAGCAGCGGCAGCAGAGGagtcccctccctcctcttctctttgtGGAGATAATAGCCAGAGCCTGCCTGCTGCTGGGTCATGTAGCAGTTCCGAGGGGCCTCAGAGAGCACCATCCACCACCACTGTTTCTGAAGGCATTTCTTGCACTAGATCTGAAGAAGGTTGCAAAGGCCAAGGTGACGAAAGGAAAAGCACCTCTGAGGACCCACTGTCCACTAACGACTCACGCGAAGACCCTCTAATGAGGAAGGCTGTTTTGTTGGCGCAGTTCCTGCTCTACAAGTATAGAATGAAACAGCCCATTATGAAGGCAGACATGCTGAAGGTTATCAACCGTAGATACAAACACCAGTTTGCTGAGATCCTCAAGAGGGCCTCCCAACACGTCGAGGCTGCCTTTGCAGTTCAGGTGGTGGAAGTCGACTTACCCAGTCACTCGTATAACCTAGTCAGCAAACTGAAACTTCCCAACAACGGGAGGGTGCGTCCTGGCAGAGGGTTTCCCAAGACCGGTCTCCTAATGATTGTCCTGGGTGTGATCTTAACGAATGGCAACTGTGCCACTGAGGAACACATCTGGAAATGCCTGAATAAGATGAAAGTATATGCTGGAAGGAAGCACCTCATCTACGGAGAGCCCCGGAAGCTCATCACTCAAGATTTGGTGAGGCTGAATTACCTAGAGTACCGGCAGGTCCCCAACAGTGATCCTCCGTGCTATCAATTCCTGTGGGGTCCAAGAGCACACGTTGAAACCAGCGAGACGGAAGTCCTGGAGCATTTGGGAAAGATGAAGGAAATCATCACCTGTGAATCCTTATGTCATTACGTAGAGCCTttggaagatgaggaagaaacaGCCTCAGCCATAAACACAGCCAGGCATGTCATCTTCGTATGCGGGCACGGTCTCCTGGACCATTAG